A single genomic interval of Pseudorca crassidens isolate mPseCra1 chromosome 19, mPseCra1.hap1, whole genome shotgun sequence harbors:
- the CRK gene encoding adapter molecule crk isoform X2, translating into MAGNFDSEERSSWYWGRLSRQEAVALLQGQRHGVFLVRDSSTSPGDYVLSVSENSRVSHYIINSSGPRPPVPPSPAQPPPGVSPSRLRIGDQEFDSLPALLEFYKIHYLDTTTLIEPVSRSRQGSGVILRQEEAEYVRALFDFNGNDEEDLPFKKGDILRIRDKPEEQWWNAEDSEGKRGMIPVPYVEKYRPASASVSALIGGR; encoded by the exons ATGGCAGGCAACTTCGACTCGGAGGAGCGGAGTAGCTGGTACTGGGGGCGGCTGAGTCGGCAGGAGGCGGTGGCGCTGTTGCAGGGCCAGCGGCACGGGGTGTTCCTGGTGCGGGACTCGAGCACCAGCCCCGGGGACTATGTGCTCAGCGTCTCCGAGAACTCGCGCGTCTCCCACTACATCATCAACAGCAGCGGCCCGCGCCCGCCGGTGCCACCGTCGCCCGCCCAGCCTCCGCCCG GGGTGAGCCCCTCCAGACTCCGAATAGGAGATCAAGAATTTGATTCATTGCCTGCTTTACTGGAATTCTACAAAATACACTATTTGGACACTACAACATTGATAGAACCAGTTTCCAGATCCAGGCAGGGTAGTGGAGTGATTCTCAGGCAGGAAGAGGCAGAGTATGTACGAGCCCTCTTTGACTTTAATGGGAATGATGAAGAAGATCTTCCCTTTAAGAAAGGAGACATCCTGAGAATCCGGGATAAGCCTGAAGAGCAGTGGTGGAATGCGGAGGACAGCGAAGGCAAGAGGGGGATGATTCCAGTCCCTTACGTCGAGAAGTATAGACCTGCCTCCGCCTCAGTATCGGCTCTGATTGGAG GTCGGTGA
- the CRK gene encoding adapter molecule crk isoform X1, whose protein sequence is MAGNFDSEERSSWYWGRLSRQEAVALLQGQRHGVFLVRDSSTSPGDYVLSVSENSRVSHYIINSSGPRPPVPPSPAQPPPGVSPSRLRIGDQEFDSLPALLEFYKIHYLDTTTLIEPVSRSRQGSGVILRQEEAEYVRALFDFNGNDEEDLPFKKGDILRIRDKPEEQWWNAEDSEGKRGMIPVPYVEKYRPASASVSALIGGNQEGSHPQPLGGPEPGPYAQPSVNTPLPNLQNGPIYARVIQKRVPNAYDKTALALEVGELVKVTKINVSGQWEGECNGKRGHFPFTHVRLLDQQNPDEDFS, encoded by the exons ATGGCAGGCAACTTCGACTCGGAGGAGCGGAGTAGCTGGTACTGGGGGCGGCTGAGTCGGCAGGAGGCGGTGGCGCTGTTGCAGGGCCAGCGGCACGGGGTGTTCCTGGTGCGGGACTCGAGCACCAGCCCCGGGGACTATGTGCTCAGCGTCTCCGAGAACTCGCGCGTCTCCCACTACATCATCAACAGCAGCGGCCCGCGCCCGCCGGTGCCACCGTCGCCCGCCCAGCCTCCGCCCG GGGTGAGCCCCTCCAGACTCCGAATAGGAGATCAAGAATTTGATTCATTGCCTGCTTTACTGGAATTCTACAAAATACACTATTTGGACACTACAACATTGATAGAACCAGTTTCCAGATCCAGGCAGGGTAGTGGAGTGATTCTCAGGCAGGAAGAGGCAGAGTATGTACGAGCCCTCTTTGACTTTAATGGGAATGATGAAGAAGATCTTCCCTTTAAGAAAGGAGACATCCTGAGAATCCGGGATAAGCCTGAAGAGCAGTGGTGGAATGCGGAGGACAGCGAAGGCAAGAGGGGGATGATTCCAGTCCCTTACGTCGAGAAGTATAGACCTGCCTCCGCCTCAGTATCGGCTCTGATTGGAGGTAACCAGGAGGGTTCCCACCCACAGCCACTGGGTGGGCCGGAGCCCGGGCCCTATGCCCAACCCAGCGTCAACACTCCGCTCCCTAACCTCCAGAATGGGCCCATTTATGCCAGGGTAATCCAGAAGCGAGTCCCTAATGCCTACGACAAGACAGCCTTGGCTTTGGAG GTCGGTGAGCTGGTAAAGGTTACGAAGATTAATGTGAGTGGTCAGTGGGAAGGGGAGTGTAATGGCAAACGAGGTCACTTCCCATTCACACATGTCCGTCTGCTGGATCAACAGAATCCCGATGAGGACTTCAGCTGA